A region of Acropora muricata isolate sample 2 unplaced genomic scaffold, ASM3666990v1 scaffold_750, whole genome shotgun sequence DNA encodes the following proteins:
- the LOC136907658 gene encoding S-phase kinase-associated protein 1-like → MGDRGEEGGAYGNLGNSYHLLGDYQKSIEFHEKHLKTAIEIGDRRGEGGTYGNLALLIVCLIYKLPLIKVIQWTEIHQDDLPPPDDDENNEKRTDDIDPWDQEFLKVDQGTLFELILAANHLELKGLIDVTCKTVANMIKGKTPEQIRKTFNIKNDFTPEEEEQVRRENEWCEEK, encoded by the exons atgggCGATCGGGGtgaagaaggaggagcctatggaaatctcggtaattccTACCatttactgggtgactatcaaaaatccattgagttccatgagaaacatttgaaaactgcaatagaaatcggtgatcggaggGGAGAAGGaggaacctatggaaatctcg CTCTTCTGATAGTCTGCCTAATTTATAAACTCCCATTGATTAAGGTGATCCAATGGACTGAAATACATCAAGATGACCTTCCACCACCAGATGACGACGAAAACAATGAGAAGCGAACAGATGATATTGATCCATGGGACCAAGAATTCCTTAAAGTTGACCAGGGCACACTTTTTGAACTCATTCTG GCTGCAAACCACCTTGAGCTCAAAGGACTCATAGATGTTACTTGTAAAACTGTGGCAAACATGATCAAAG GTAAGACTCCAGAGCAGATAAGAAAGACGTTTAATATCAAGAACGATTTTACGCCAGAAGAGGAGGAACAG GTGCGAAGAGAAAACGAGTGGTGTGAAGAAAAGTAA